The following proteins are co-located in the Arcobacter sp. CECT 8986 genome:
- the prfA gene encoding peptide chain release factor 1, whose translation MLEDKLQPFIDRYEEINKLLISPDITSDIKKMTDLSKEQSSIEQIVNKAKEYIQTVRDIEENKILLEDPELGELAKEELKDLETKKPQLEEEIKVLMIPKDPNDDKNIYLELRAGTGGDEAAIFVGDLFRGYLRYAENNGWKVEIMNSSESEAGGYKELVLLVKGDHAYSKLKFEGGTHRVQRVPATESQGRVHTSAITVAVMPEVDDIEVDINPNDLKIDVMRSSGCGGQSVNTTDSAVRITHLPSGIVVTNQDQKSQHKNKEKAMKVLKARLYDLQMQEQMAQEGAERKAQVGTGDRSGRIRTYNYPQNRISDHRINLTLYRLEYIMNDGLFDEIIDPLIADYQAKLIEISDI comes from the coding sequence ATGTTAGAAGATAAACTACAGCCTTTTATTGATAGATATGAAGAGATTAACAAGCTGTTAATCTCACCAGATATTACATCTGACATAAAAAAAATGACAGATCTATCAAAAGAGCAATCATCAATAGAGCAAATTGTTAACAAAGCCAAAGAATATATTCAAACTGTTAGAGATATTGAAGAAAATAAAATTCTTTTAGAGGATCCTGAATTAGGTGAACTTGCAAAAGAAGAATTAAAAGATCTTGAAACAAAAAAACCACAACTTGAAGAAGAAATAAAAGTTCTTATGATTCCTAAAGATCCAAATGATGACAAAAACATCTATTTAGAACTTAGAGCAGGAACTGGTGGTGATGAAGCTGCAATATTTGTTGGTGACCTTTTTAGAGGTTACTTAAGATATGCAGAAAACAATGGCTGGAAAGTTGAAATTATGAACTCAAGTGAGAGTGAAGCTGGGGGATACAAAGAACTTGTATTACTTGTAAAAGGTGACCACGCTTACAGTAAATTAAAATTTGAAGGTGGTACACATAGAGTTCAAAGAGTACCTGCAACTGAATCACAAGGAAGAGTTCATACTTCAGCAATAACTGTAGCAGTAATGCCAGAAGTTGATGATATTGAAGTAGACATTAATCCTAACGATTTAAAAATAGATGTTATGAGATCAAGTGGTTGTGGAGGACAATCTGTAAATACTACAGATAGTGCAGTTAGAATTACTCACCTTCCAAGTGGAATCGTGGTAACTAACCAAGACCAAAAATCACAACATAAAAATAAAGAAAAAGCCATGAAAGTTCTTAAAGCAAGACTTTATGATTTGCAAATGCAAGAACAAATGGCTCAAGAAGGTGCAGAAAGAAAAGCCCAAGTAGGTACTGGAGATAGAAGTGGAAGAATTAGAACATATAACTATCCACAAAATAGAATTTCAGACCACAGAATTAACCTTACACTTTATAGACTTGAATACATAATGAATGATGGATTATTTGATGAAATCATTGATCCATTAATTGCTGATTATCAAGCAAAACTTATCGAAATAAGCGACATTTAA
- the glmM gene encoding phosphoglucosamine mutase produces the protein MKLFGTDGVRGKAGEFLDSITTMKLAMAAGIYFRKHSTTNKILVGKDTRKSGYMIENALVSGLTAVGYDVIQIGPMPTPAIAYLTESMRCDAGIMISASHNPYDDNGIKFFDNHGNKLNSKCEKEIEKIFADKDYIASQQKIGKEIGSSKRIDDVIGRYIVSIKSSFPKDLTLQGQRIVLDCANGAAYKVGPTILEELGAEVITINNKPNGYNINDDCGALHPKNVGKMVLETRADLGIALDGDADRLVIIDETGTVVSGDKLLGALCTYLQDEKHLVGDACVATVMSNQALEDYLKSKKLQLIRTDVGDKNVLEGMKKHNVNFGGEQSGHIIFSDVAKTGDGLASALQVLALIVRTGKKASEILNPFELYPQVLENIIVSEKKPLEEIDGLKKLQDEIKKLGMRDLIRYSGTEKKLRVLLEGKDKKQVEEYMKKLVEFFKNKL, from the coding sequence ATGAAACTATTTGGAACTGACGGTGTTAGAGGAAAAGCAGGTGAATTTTTAGATTCGATAACTACAATGAAACTTGCAATGGCTGCAGGAATCTATTTTAGAAAACATTCAACAACAAATAAAATATTAGTGGGAAAAGATACAAGAAAAAGTGGATATATGATTGAAAATGCTTTAGTATCGGGTCTTACAGCAGTTGGATATGATGTTATTCAAATTGGACCAATGCCAACACCTGCAATAGCATATTTAACTGAAAGTATGAGATGTGATGCAGGAATTATGATAAGTGCTTCCCATAACCCTTATGATGATAATGGAATAAAATTCTTTGATAATCATGGAAATAAATTAAATTCAAAATGTGAAAAAGAGATAGAAAAAATATTTGCTGACAAAGATTATATAGCTTCTCAACAAAAAATTGGAAAAGAAATTGGCTCATCAAAAAGAATTGATGACGTAATTGGAAGATATATAGTATCAATAAAAAGTTCATTTCCTAAAGATTTAACACTTCAAGGACAAAGAATTGTACTTGATTGTGCAAATGGAGCAGCATATAAAGTAGGACCAACAATTTTAGAAGAGTTAGGTGCAGAAGTTATTACGATAAATAATAAACCTAATGGATATAATATAAATGATGATTGCGGTGCTTTACATCCTAAAAATGTTGGGAAAATGGTACTTGAAACTAGAGCTGATTTAGGAATTGCATTAGATGGAGATGCAGATAGATTAGTAATTATTGATGAAACTGGTACTGTTGTATCTGGTGATAAATTACTTGGAGCTTTATGTACTTACTTACAAGATGAGAAACATTTAGTTGGTGATGCTTGTGTTGCTACTGTTATGAGTAATCAAGCTTTAGAAGATTATTTAAAATCTAAAAAATTACAACTAATTAGAACTGATGTTGGTGATAAAAATGTTTTAGAAGGTATGAAAAAACACAATGTTAATTTTGGTGGAGAACAAAGTGGACATATTATTTTTTCAGATGTTGCTAAAACAGGTGATGGATTAGCTTCAGCACTTCAAGTATTAGCTCTAATTGTTAGAACTGGTAAAAAAGCAAGTGAAATTTTAAATCCATTTGAACTCTATCCTCAAGTATTAGAAAATATTATTGTAAGTGAGAAAAAACCATTAGAAGAGATAGATGGTTTAAAAAAACTTCAAGATGAGATAAAAAAATTAGGAATGAGAGATTTAATTAGATACTCAGGAACTGAAAAGAAATTGAGAGTTTTACTTGAAGGTAAAGACAAAAAACAAGTAGAAGAGTATATGAAAAAATTGGTGGAGTTTTTTAAAAATAAACTATGA
- a CDS encoding GGDEF domain-containing protein, producing the protein MSTAKIDENQELYLLVDKLDYAFQPIVNTRTGKIYAVEALIRGYQNLGFKTIPDLFDNFFDKQVLYKVDLILRKKAFEKFNHIKIENLKLFYNLDNRLLFMPDFKEGNTSLILKELNIKEESICFEITENGTMQNKLMINKILNNYKNEGFHIAIDDFGTGISGLELLYLSEAHYIKLDRFFIRNINKDSRKKLFCSSIVDMAHVMGIKVIAEGIEDIAEYYTCKDINIDFIQGFLIAKPSLNILDIQSSYENIPNLFKNDKRQHTNNIIEQKYIQFIEPLSINASLYDLFLYFKEYPTNTFVPIIDEDNALVGVIYEVDIKKLSYSQYGISLAQNKSFSSKLSSYIKSSLSIEVSWGIDKTLEMFNLRGNESKGIFVTKDNCYLGFINVNNLLSLSYKRNIEIAQNQNPLTKLPGNNQIEKFIQDSFKKDDITHMVYFDFNDFKPFNDYYGFRQGDRAILIFSELLQKELNKSSLIAHIGGDDFFVGYKNLSYEEVYKKIDEIQKLFKDSVSSLYDEEDIQNGYIKTKDRFGVVREFNLLSVSSAIVEISPHSNAKNLDSILGKIKKASKQMDIPLGSSVLM; encoded by the coding sequence ATGTCCACTGCCAAAATAGATGAAAATCAAGAATTATATTTACTTGTAGATAAACTAGATTATGCATTTCAACCCATTGTAAATACAAGAACTGGTAAAATTTATGCTGTTGAAGCATTAATAAGAGGATATCAAAATTTAGGATTTAAAACCATTCCTGATTTGTTTGATAATTTTTTTGATAAACAAGTTTTATATAAAGTTGACTTGATTTTAAGAAAAAAAGCATTTGAAAAATTCAATCATATAAAAATAGAGAATTTAAAACTTTTTTATAATTTAGATAATAGACTTCTTTTTATGCCTGATTTTAAAGAAGGAAATACATCTTTAATTCTAAAAGAGTTAAATATAAAAGAAGAATCAATTTGTTTTGAAATAACAGAAAATGGAACAATGCAAAATAAATTGATGATAAATAAAATCCTAAATAATTATAAGAATGAAGGTTTTCATATTGCAATTGATGATTTTGGAACTGGAATTTCAGGATTAGAGTTATTATATTTAAGTGAAGCTCACTATATCAAGCTAGATAGATTTTTTATTAGAAATATAAATAAAGATTCAAGAAAAAAACTTTTTTGTTCTTCAATTGTAGATATGGCTCATGTAATGGGGATAAAAGTAATAGCCGAAGGAATTGAAGATATTGCAGAATATTATACTTGTAAGGATATAAATATTGATTTTATTCAAGGTTTTTTGATTGCAAAACCATCTTTAAATATCTTAGATATACAAAGTTCATATGAAAATATTCCTAATTTGTTTAAAAATGACAAAAGACAACATACAAATAATATAATAGAGCAAAAATATATTCAATTTATTGAACCTTTAAGTATAAATGCCTCTTTGTATGATTTATTTTTATATTTTAAAGAGTATCCAACAAATACATTTGTTCCTATTATAGATGAAGACAATGCACTTGTAGGAGTAATTTATGAAGTAGATATAAAAAAACTATCATACTCTCAATATGGAATATCACTTGCACAAAATAAATCTTTTAGTTCAAAATTAAGCTCATATATAAAATCATCTTTATCTATTGAAGTATCTTGGGGTATTGATAAAACATTAGAGATGTTTAATTTAAGAGGTAATGAATCAAAAGGAATCTTTGTAACAAAAGATAATTGTTATTTAGGATTTATTAATGTAAATAATCTTCTATCTTTATCTTATAAAAGAAATATCGAAATTGCACAAAATCAAAATCCACTAACAAAGCTTCCAGGAAATAATCAAATTGAAAAATTTATTCAAGATAGTTTTAAAAAAGATGACATAACACATATGGTCTATTTTGATTTTAATGATTTTAAACCTTTCAATGATTATTATGGTTTTAGACAAGGAGATAGAGCTATTTTAATATTTTCAGAACTACTACAAAAAGAGTTAAATAAAAGTTCCTTAATCGCGCATATTGGTGGTGATGATTTTTTTGTTGGATATAAAAATCTATCTTATGAAGAGGTTTATAAAAAAATAGATGAGATTCAAAAACTTTTTAAAGATAGTGTAAGCAGTTTGTATGATGAAGAAGATATTCAAAATGGATATATAAAAACAAAAGATAGATTTGGAGTAGTAAGAGAGTTTAATCTACTTAGTGTCTCATCTGCTATTGTAGAAATATCACCACATTCAAATGCAAAAAATCTTGATAGTATACTTGGTAAAATAAAAAAAGCCTCTAAACAGATGGATATTCCATTAGGTAGTTCAGTTTTGATGTAA
- a CDS encoding 3-isopropylmalate dehydratase large subunit, with product MGQTITEKIFSEHVGKEVHAGEIIRCNIDMVIGNDITTPISIRAFEESGKEKLANPDGFAIVLDHFIPAKDIASANQAKISRDFAMKHNLKNFFDEKDMGIEHALLPEKGLVLPGDVIIGADSHTCTHGALGAFSTGMGSTDISFGMITGGNWFKVPESIKVVFNGKPSEFVTGKDLILEVIRILGVDGALYKTLEFTGTTIPHLTMDDRFSLCNMAIEAGAKNGIVAYDEVTKEFLDSRDSLRAEPKIHYSDEDATYSQVIEIDVANLEPVIAYPFLPSNGHSVSQAVSDEIRVDQVFIGSCTNGRLSDFAVAAKILEGKKVARHVRLILTPGTQKILREATKLGYIDTLVDAGAVVSNPTCGACLGGYMGILGDNEVCISTTNRNFVGRMGSRSSKIYLANSAVAAVSAISGYITDPSSL from the coding sequence ATGGGACAAACAATAACAGAAAAAATATTTAGTGAGCATGTAGGAAAAGAAGTACATGCGGGAGAAATCATTAGATGTAATATAGATATGGTGATTGGAAACGATATTACTACTCCTATATCTATTAGAGCATTTGAAGAGAGTGGTAAAGAGAAATTAGCAAATCCAGATGGTTTTGCAATTGTTCTTGATCACTTTATCCCAGCAAAAGATATTGCAAGTGCAAATCAAGCAAAAATCTCAAGAGATTTTGCAATGAAACATAATTTAAAAAACTTTTTTGATGAAAAAGATATGGGAATTGAGCACGCATTACTACCAGAAAAAGGTTTAGTATTACCAGGTGATGTAATTATTGGTGCAGATTCACATACATGTACTCATGGTGCATTAGGCGCATTTAGTACAGGTATGGGAAGTACAGATATCTCTTTTGGAATGATTACTGGTGGTAACTGGTTTAAAGTTCCTGAATCAATTAAAGTTGTATTCAATGGAAAACCAAGTGAATTTGTAACAGGAAAAGATTTAATTCTTGAAGTAATTAGAATTTTAGGTGTTGATGGTGCGCTTTATAAAACTTTAGAATTTACTGGAACTACAATTCCTCATTTAACTATGGATGATAGATTCTCTTTATGTAATATGGCAATTGAAGCAGGAGCTAAAAATGGTATTGTTGCATATGATGAAGTAACTAAAGAGTTCTTAGATTCAAGAGATTCTTTAAGAGCAGAACCAAAAATTCATTATAGTGATGAAGATGCAACTTATTCTCAAGTAATTGAAATTGATGTTGCAAATTTAGAACCTGTTATTGCATATCCTTTCTTACCTTCAAATGGACACTCAGTTTCTCAAGCAGTATCTGATGAAATTAGAGTTGACCAAGTATTTATAGGTTCATGTACAAATGGTAGATTAAGTGACTTTGCAGTTGCTGCGAAAATACTAGAGGGAAAAAAAGTTGCAAGACATGTAAGACTTATTTTAACTCCAGGTACACAAAAAATCTTAAGAGAAGCTACAAAACTAGGATATATTGACACTTTAGTTGATGCTGGTGCTGTTGTATCAAATCCAACTTGTGGTGCATGCCTTGGTGGATATATGGGAATTTTAGGAGATAATGAAGTATGTATTTCAACTACAAATAGAAACTTTGTAGGAAGAATGGGTAGTAGAAGTTCTAAAATTTATCTTGCAAATAGTGCAGTTGCAGCAGTAAGTGCAATCTCTGGATATATCACAGATCCAAGCTCATTATAA
- the rpsT gene encoding 30S ribosomal protein S20, which translates to MANHKSAEKRARQTKIRTERNRFYKTRIKNLTKDVLSAVEANDKEKASEAVKSANKYIHHCVSKGVLKKGNAARKVSRLQVKVNAL; encoded by the coding sequence ATGGCAAATCATAAATCTGCTGAAAAAAGAGCTAGACAAACAAAAATTAGAACAGAAAGAAATAGATTCTACAAAACTAGAATCAAAAACTTAACAAAAGATGTATTATCTGCAGTTGAAGCAAATGACAAAGAAAAAGCTTCTGAAGCGGTTAAATCTGCAAATAAATATATTCACCACTGCGTAAGTAAAGGTGTTCTTAAAAAAGGTAATGCTGCTAGAAAAGTTAGTAGATTACAAGTTAAAGTTAACGCATTATAA
- the pstB gene encoding phosphate ABC transporter ATP-binding protein PstB, translating into MSIEKKQEEVKIHIDSLNLWYGENHALHNIDVDLYKNKITALIGPSGCGKSTFLRCLNRMNDLISNVKIDGGIIIDEKNIYDKDVDEVSVRKKIGMVFQQPNPFPKSIYDNVAYAPLKHGLVKKGKECDELVEISLKKSGLWDEVKDKLNEPGTSLSGGQQQRLCIARTIAVKPDVILMDEPTSALDPISTEKIEALMLELKQDYTIITVTHNMQQAARVADYTAFFHLGKLIEYDETETIFVNPNNKKTEDYITGRFG; encoded by the coding sequence ATGAGTATAGAAAAAAAACAAGAAGAAGTAAAAATACATATTGATTCATTAAATCTTTGGTATGGAGAAAACCACGCTTTACACAATATTGATGTTGATTTATATAAAAATAAAATCACTGCACTAATTGGTCCATCTGGTTGTGGTAAATCTACATTTTTGAGATGCCTAAATAGAATGAATGACCTCATCTCTAATGTAAAAATTGATGGTGGTATTATTATTGATGAGAAAAATATTTATGACAAAGATGTTGATGAAGTTAGTGTAAGAAAAAAAATTGGAATGGTATTTCAGCAACCAAATCCTTTTCCTAAATCTATTTATGACAATGTTGCTTATGCTCCATTAAAGCATGGTTTAGTAAAAAAAGGAAAAGAGTGTGATGAGCTTGTAGAAATATCACTTAAAAAATCTGGTCTTTGGGATGAAGTAAAAGATAAATTAAATGAACCAGGAACTTCACTATCTGGTGGACAACAACAAAGATTATGTATTGCAAGAACAATTGCTGTAAAACCTGATGTAATTTTAATGGATGAGCCAACTTCTGCATTAGATCCAATTTCAACAGAAAAAATAGAAGCTTTAATGTTAGAGTTAAAACAAGACTATACGATTATAACAGTAACTCATAATATGCAACAAGCAGCAAGAGTTGCAGATTATACTGCATTTTTTCATCTTGGAAAACTTATAGAGTATGATGAAACAGAGACTATATTTGTAAACCCAAACAATAAAAAAACAGAAGATTACATTACAGGGAGATTTGGATAA
- the lspA gene encoding signal peptidase II, which yields MKKIFLVFFIFSSVFIVDQFIKYGFVYFGWGYEGKFLSLQLAYNYGVAFSMFSFLKEYLKFIQLVMLFAGVVYLYFNKDVFNKYFVAIGLLYAGGLSNILDRFTYGAVVDYIYWHYGFEFAIFNFADMIINLAVAIIIYQQLVKKKDKKISV from the coding sequence ATGAAAAAAATATTTTTAGTATTTTTTATTTTTAGTAGTGTTTTTATAGTAGACCAGTTTATCAAATATGGATTTGTTTATTTTGGTTGGGGATACGAAGGAAAATTCTTATCTTTGCAATTAGCATATAATTATGGTGTAGCTTTTTCTATGTTCTCTTTTTTGAAAGAGTATTTGAAATTTATACAACTAGTTATGCTATTTGCAGGAGTTGTATATCTTTATTTTAACAAAGATGTATTCAATAAATATTTTGTGGCAATAGGATTATTATATGCAGGTGGTTTATCTAATATTTTAGATAGATTTACTTATGGAGCAGTTGTTGATTATATATATTGGCATTATGGTTTTGAGTTTGCAATTTTTAATTTTGCAGATATGATAATAAATCTTGCAGTAGCAATAATAATTTATCAACAACTAGTTAAGAAAAAAGATAAAAAAATAAGTGTTTAG
- the pstA gene encoding phosphate ABC transporter permease PstA, with the protein MILKNKKDKNNNPFYDATLKKRHKSAKRFKAFTLASLIFSIAFLAFFLTDIVSKGMPAFKQTYLHVDVHYSNESIKNYRKSVDRQYRNIVSRAWIREVPNMIKKDPTLLGKTIKTWVLADDQVDQYLKGHYYKLKRKDRALVDDMKAFGDVQLKFNKIFFTNGDSKTPEYAGLKSAMVGSILTLIITMLVAFPIGVMTAIYLEEFAEDNKFTQIIEVNINNLAAIPSILFGLLGLSIFINLFGLPRSSPLVGGLTLALMTLPIIIVSSRAALRSVPDSIRQAGYGLGLTKIQVTKDHVLPLAFPGIMTGSIIGLAQAMGETAPLIIVGMIAFIPDAPSMVTQAATVMPAQIFTWAGMPERMYVEKTAAGIIVLLSILIFLNALAIYLRKKFEVKW; encoded by the coding sequence ATGATTTTAAAGAACAAAAAAGATAAAAACAATAACCCTTTTTATGATGCAACACTAAAAAAAAGACATAAAAGTGCAAAAAGATTTAAAGCATTTACTTTAGCATCTTTAATCTTTTCTATTGCATTTTTAGCATTTTTTTTAACGGATATTGTTTCAAAAGGTATGCCAGCTTTTAAACAAACTTATTTACATGTAGATGTTCATTATTCAAATGAATCAATTAAAAACTATAGAAAATCTGTAGATAGACAATATAGAAATATTGTTTCAAGAGCATGGATAAGAGAAGTTCCAAATATGATAAAAAAAGACCCAACACTTTTAGGCAAAACCATAAAAACTTGGGTTTTAGCTGATGACCAAGTTGATCAATATTTAAAAGGTCATTATTATAAATTAAAAAGAAAAGATAGAGCTTTAGTTGATGATATGAAAGCATTTGGTGATGTTCAATTAAAATTTAACAAAATTTTCTTTACAAATGGAGATTCTAAAACACCAGAATATGCAGGATTAAAATCAGCGATGGTTGGTTCAATTTTGACATTAATAATAACAATGCTAGTAGCTTTTCCTATTGGTGTTATGACAGCAATTTATTTAGAGGAGTTTGCAGAAGATAATAAATTTACTCAAATAATTGAAGTAAATATAAATAATCTTGCTGCAATTCCTTCAATATTATTTGGTCTTTTAGGATTATCAATATTTATTAATTTATTTGGTTTACCAAGAAGTTCTCCTTTAGTTGGAGGTTTAACACTTGCATTGATGACACTTCCTATAATAATTGTAAGTTCAAGAGCTGCATTAAGAAGTGTTCCTGATTCTATAAGACAAGCTGGATATGGATTAGGACTTACAAAAATTCAAGTAACAAAAGACCATGTATTACCTTTAGCCTTTCCTGGAATTATGACAGGTTCAATTATTGGACTTGCTCAAGCTATGGGAGAAACAGCTCCACTTATTATTGTGGGAATGATTGCATTTATTCCTGATGCACCATCAATGGTTACACAAGCTGCAACAGTTATGCCAGCACAAATATTTACATGGGCAGGAATGCCAGAAAGAATGTATGTAGAAAAAACAGCCGCAGGAATTATAGTGTTATTAAGTATTTTAATATTCCTTAATGCACTTGCAATATATCTAAGAAAAAAATTTGAAGTTAAATGGTAG
- the pstC gene encoding phosphate ABC transporter permease subunit PstC, with amino-acid sequence MTPFETRNRSRELKEKIIKALLIIASIISILTTFGILFSILFEAIEFFHLRSFWYFITGTEWSPGIIGSKFGAVPIFAGTFVITIIAMSVAIPIGLGSAIYMSEYASTNLRNALKPLLEILAGIPTVVYGFFAAITVAPFVVKLASSVGLEASFNSALASGIVMGIMIIPVISSLSDDVIRAVPDSQRKASLGLGLTQGETIKNIVLPSAMPGIISATLLGLSKALGETMIVVMAAGLRPNLSFNPLEDMTTVTVRIVDSLVGDQAFNSPATLSAFALGLVLFVVTLLLNIISLVMIKKFKEKYKVNTL; translated from the coding sequence TTGACACCCTTTGAGACAAGAAATAGGTCAAGAGAGTTAAAAGAAAAGATAATAAAAGCACTTTTAATCATAGCTTCTATTATATCTATTTTAACTACTTTTGGAATTCTCTTTTCAATTTTGTTTGAAGCAATAGAATTTTTCCACCTAAGAAGTTTTTGGTACTTTATTACAGGAACTGAATGGTCACCAGGAATAATAGGTAGTAAATTTGGTGCTGTTCCAATTTTTGCTGGAACTTTTGTAATCACTATTATTGCAATGTCAGTTGCTATTCCAATTGGATTAGGAAGTGCAATTTATATGAGTGAATATGCATCTACAAATTTAAGAAATGCTTTAAAACCTCTACTAGAAATACTTGCAGGAATTCCTACTGTTGTGTATGGATTTTTTGCAGCAATTACAGTTGCACCTTTTGTTGTAAAACTGGCTTCATCAGTTGGTTTAGAAGCCTCTTTTAACTCTGCACTTGCTTCAGGAATAGTTATGGGAATTATGATTATTCCTGTTATATCTTCATTAAGTGATGATGTAATAAGAGCTGTTCCAGACAGTCAAAGAAAAGCATCTTTAGGACTAGGATTAACTCAAGGAGAAACTATAAAAAATATAGTTTTACCTTCTGCTATGCCTGGAATTATATCTGCAACATTACTTGGATTATCAAAAGCTTTAGGTGAAACTATGATTGTTGTGATGGCAGCTGGACTTAGACCAAATTTATCTTTTAATCCTTTAGAAGATATGACAACAGTAACAGTTAGAATTGTTGATTCTTTAGTTGGAGACCAAGCTTTTAATTCACCAGCAACTCTTTCAGCATTTGCATTAGGACTTGTTTTATTTGTTGTTACTTTATTACTTAACATAATTTCATTAGTAATGATAAAAAAATTCAAAGAAAAATATAAAGTGAATACATTATGA
- a CDS encoding substrate-binding domain-containing protein, with translation MTIRKTTFALLASAALTVSLSARDQIKMVGSSTVYPFASAVAEELGATSNYPTPVVESTGSGGGLKLFCAGNDLNTPDITNASRRMKAKEFKMCEKNGVTSITEAVIGFDGIAFAQSNVNKPFSVTKKQLALAVAAEVPGKNGKLIDNPYKKWSEIDPSLPNREIIVYGPPKSSGTRDAFEDMVLKATFKKMPEYTSLYNKDKNKYKAYKKYHKIRQDGVYVPSGENDNIIVQKLTKNKNAFGIFGYSFLAENEDKLIGAKVNGIMPTPDAISSGEYPISRSLYFYIKNSHEKDVPAMKEYINLFMSDTMIGNDGILGEIGLIALPKDRRDAIRASVEKREKVSLDTLK, from the coding sequence ATGACAATTAGAAAAACTACATTTGCCCTATTAGCAAGTGCAGCATTAACAGTTAGTCTTAGTGCAAGAGATCAAATTAAAATGGTAGGTTCATCAACTGTTTATCCATTTGCTTCAGCAGTTGCAGAAGAGTTAGGTGCTACATCAAACTATCCAACACCTGTGGTTGAATCAACTGGTTCAGGAGGAGGACTTAAACTATTTTGTGCAGGTAATGATTTAAATACACCAGATATTACTAATGCTTCAAGAAGAATGAAAGCAAAAGAGTTCAAAATGTGTGAGAAAAATGGTGTTACTAGTATTACAGAAGCTGTAATTGGATTTGATGGTATTGCATTTGCACAATCTAATGTTAACAAACCATTTTCTGTTACTAAAAAACAATTAGCTTTAGCTGTTGCAGCAGAAGTTCCAGGTAAAAATGGAAAATTAATTGATAATCCTTATAAAAAATGGTCTGAAATTGACCCTTCACTTCCAAATAGAGAAATAATTGTATATGGACCTCCTAAATCATCTGGAACAAGAGATGCTTTTGAAGATATGGTATTAAAAGCTACTTTCAAAAAAATGCCAGAGTATACATCTTTATATAATAAAGACAAGAATAAATATAAAGCATATAAAAAATATCATAAAATCAGACAAGATGGGGTATATGTTCCATCGGGTGAAAATGATAATATCATAGTTCAAAAACTTACAAAAAACAAAAATGCATTTGGTATATTTGGTTACTCATTTTTAGCTGAAAATGAAGATAAATTAATTGGTGCAAAAGTAAATGGTATTATGCCAACTCCAGATGCAATATCTTCAGGAGAATATCCAATTTCTAGGTCATTATATTTTTATATTAAAAACTCACATGAAAAAGATGTTCCTGCTATGAAAGAGTACATCAATTTATTTATGAGTGATACTATGATTGGGAATGATGGTATTTTAGGTGAAATTGGTTTAATTGCTTTACCAAAAGATAGAAGAGATGCAATTAGAGCATCAGTAGAAAAAAGAGAAAAAGTTTCACTTGATACATTAAAATAA